A region of Panicum virgatum strain AP13 chromosome 8N, P.virgatum_v5, whole genome shotgun sequence DNA encodes the following proteins:
- the LOC120685208 gene encoding putative disease resistance protein At1g50180, whose protein sequence is MATILESLVGSCAKKLQDVISDEAILILGVKQELTELQRRMEQIRHFFNDAEQRSTKESAVNNWLSLLRDAMYDADDIIDLARSIGSKLLPDHSLSLSSKTNSCMGLSLFSCFSNIQTRHEVAVKIQSLNKRIDNISKDKVFTSLTSTQFTEKVSAPKHKKSSSLVEPNLVGKEVTHACRKLVDLLLEDKEKRSYKIAI, encoded by the coding sequence ATGGCAACCATACTAGAATCGTTGGTTGGATCGTGTGCTAAGAAGTTGCAAGATGTCATTTCAGATGAGGCCATACTAATTTTAGGGGTAAAACAAGAGCTCACAGAACTGCAGAGGAGAATGGAGCAAATAAGACACTTTTTTAATGATGCAGAGCAAAGGAGCACAAAAGAATCAGCTGTTAACAATTGGCTTAGTCTGCTAAGAGATGCCATGTATGATGCTGATGATATTATTGACTTGGCTAGATCTATAGGAAGCAAATTATTGCCAGATCATTCTTTGTCATTATCAAGCAAAACAAATTCATGCATGGGGCTTTCCCTTTTCTCTTGCTTTTCTAATATTCAGACACGTCATGAGGTTGCTGTTAAGATTCAAAGCCTTAACAAAAGAATAGACAATATTTCAAAGGATAAAGTATTTACATCATTGACAAGTACACAATTTACTGAAAAAGTTTCGGCACCGAAACACAAAAAAAGTTCCAGCCTTGTTGAACCCAACCTTGTGGGTAAGGAGGTCACACATGCTTGCAGAAAACTAGTAGATTTGCTATTAGAAGATAAGGAAAAGAGGTCCTACAAGATTGCtatttga
- the LOC120685582 gene encoding uncharacterized protein LOC120685582, protein MTVDIHVDGGQKAKELLSVSSAQQLWEKWELQCLVLASFTLQAFFLFAASIRRRNKSAVLRILLWLAYLSADYVAVFVLGHLTLKMDDPQHQLVLLWAPVLLLHLGGQDTITAFSMEDNELWKRHLLGLLTQVAMAVYVVAKSWRSSSDGLLVATVALMFVSGTVKYAERTWALKTATSDAIKDSRMSDLYEAMRTREAAASGSSSSSSSSAVRIQRYNQDIVGRQKWWLQEEYADLVQAAGDSFPNCMNALMDIPVAPWLLPQIWGMIREIQRLRGPATQAAGAGGSREEVDAFPSRAYKLGEIQLSLMYDHLYTKVGLRYAQRWPVVGLGLPLLTLATTSSALALFAAAATRKKDGGASYSAVDVAVSYVLLGGAVALEVLSILTVTLSFRSYCFLRDKLGAGGRLTPAVFWLVRSLRPYDKPLWSNKWAQYNLLAGCIREKQAGVFKRAMRRVGLAGDTELRRISDETKALICNELDDQKRLSKFSHARGTEILLLSGHGEGSPLHKSIAKVDFSTSVVMWHLVTDMCFFFGGKPPGMDDGGGRHAALAREVSSYLMDLVMERRVLISSEGHVAHRKARDEVKQILARHEGAKVLDAGDADAMRKLLEAGVPMISDPAERGAAPEGVDMVFASNSYETMRPVLPRAWRLAQLLLQKGRGAAETGGGAPPWEIIASVWVEMLFHLATRCEAGFHAKNLSTGGEFITHVRFLLLNRGIGWNFILGRA, encoded by the coding sequence CGTGTCCTCCGCACAGCAACTGTGGGAAAAATGGGAGCTGCAGTGCTTGGTCCTTGCCAGCTTCACCCTGCAGGCCTTCTTCCTGTTCGCCGCCAGCATCCGGCGGCGCAACAAGTCCGCTGTGCTCCGCATCCTGCTCTGGCTGGCGTACCTGTCCGCTGACTACGTGGCGGTCTTCGTCCTCGGGCACCTGACCCTGAAGATGGACGACCCGCAGCACCAGCTGGTGCTGCTGTGGGCGCCCGTGCTGCTGCTCCACTTGGGCGGCCAGGATACCATCACGGCCTTCTCCATGGAGGACAACGAGCTGTGGAAGCGCCACCTCCTGGGCCTCCTCACCCAGGTGGCGATGGCCGTGTACGTGGTGGCCAAGTCCtggcgcagcagcagcgacgGGCTCCTCGTCGCCACCGTCGCACTCATGTTCGTCTCCGGCACCGTCAAGTACGCCGAGCGGACGTGGGCGCTCAAGACGGCAACCTCCGACGCCATCAAAGACAGCCGCATGAGCGACCTGTACGAAGCCATGAGGACGAGAGAGGCTGCCGCCAGTGGCAGctcatcgtcgtcgtcctcctcggcgGTCCGGATCCAGAGGTACAACCAAGACATTGTTGGCCGTCAGAAATGGTGGCTCCAGGAGGAGTACGCCGACCTCGTGCAAGCGGCCGGTGACAGCTTCCCCAACTGCATGAACGCGCTGATGGACATCCCCGTCGCGCCATGGTTGCTGCCCCAGATATGGGGCATGATCCGAGAGATCCAGCGCCTCCGTGGACCCGCGACGCAAGCAGCAGGTGCAGGCGGCAGCAGGGAGGAGGTTGACGCGTTCCCGTCCAGGGCGTACAAGCTGGGCGAGATCCAACTCTCGCTCATGTACGACCACCTCTACACCAAGGTCGGCCTCCGGTACGCCCAGCGTTGGCCGGTCGTCGGCCTCGGCCTACCGCTCCTCACGCTCGCCACCACCTCGTCGGCTCTCGCGctattcgcggcggcggcgacgaggaagaAGGATGGCGGCGCGTCGTACagcgccgtcgacgtcgccgtcTCCTACGTCCTGCTGGGCGGCGCCGTGGCGCTGGAGGTGCTGTCCATACTGACCGTGACGCTGTCCTTCCGCTCCTACTGCTTCCTGCGGGACAAGCTTGGCGCCGGCGGCAGGCTCACGCCGGCGGTCTTCTGGCTGGTCAGGTCCCTGAGACCCTACGACAAGCCGCTGTGGTCGAACAAGTGGGCGCAGTACAACCTGCTCGCCGGATGCATCAGGGAGAAGCAAGCCGGCGTGTTCAAGAGGGCGATGCGTCGCGTCGGCCTGGCCGGGGACACCGAGCTCCGCCGCATCTCCGACGAGACCAAGGCGCTCATCTGCAACGAGCTGGACGACCAGAAGCGGCTGTCGAAGTTCAGCCACGCCCGGGGGACGGAGATCCTGTTGCTgagcggccacggcgagggctcgcCGCTGCACAAGAGCATCGCCAAGGTGGACTTCTCCACAAGCGTCGTCATGTGGCACCTTGTCACCGACATGtgcttcttctttggtggcaAGCCGCCGGGcatggacgacggcggcggccgacaCGCGGCTCTGGCCCGGGAGGTCTCCAGCTACCTCATGGACCTCGTCATGGAACGACGCGTGCTGATCAGCAGCGAGGGACACGTCGCGCACCGCAAGGCCCGCGACGAGGTGAAGCAGATCCTGGCGCGGCACGAGGGGGCAAAGGTACTCGACGCGGGCGACGCCGACGCCATGAGGAAGTTGCTGGAGGCCGGCGTGCCAATGATCTCGGACCCCGCCGAGCGGGGCGCGGCGCCGGAGGGGGTGGACATGGTGTTCGCGAGCAACTCGTACGAGACCATGCGGCCGGTGCTGCCCCGCGCGTGGAGGCTCGCGCAGCTTCTGCTACAGAAAGGCCGAGGCGCGGCGGAGACAGGAGGCGGCGCTCCACCGTGGGAGATAATCGCGTCGGTCTGGGTGGAGATGCTCTTCCACCTCGCCACGAGGTGTGAGGCCGGCTTCCACGCCAAGAATCTCAGTACCGGCGGCGAGTTCATCACACATGTCAGGTTCCTGCTCCTCAATCGGGGGATCGGCTGGAACTTCATCCTTGGGCGAGCTTGA